A window from Luteibacter flocculans encodes these proteins:
- a CDS encoding DUF72 domain-containing protein, with translation MATTRIGISGWRYAPWRGVFYPKDLVQRNELSFASRQFPTIELNGSFYSLQRPESYRSWYDDTPRGFVFAVKGPRFITHTLRLRNIEKPMANFFASGVLALREKLGPILWQFPPTLRFEPAIFEHFLALLPKTTRAAADMARGYDSHLKREPFLEFGRSHRLRHAVEIRHESFVDPAFVTLLRRYGVAFVVADTAGKFPRYFDVTAPFVYVRLHGDKHLYTSGYGDEALGEWARRIRAWRKGGQAQADPRITRSLPPTRASRDVYVYFDNDAKVKAPGDALTLTAMV, from the coding sequence ATGGCTACCACACGAATCGGCATTTCGGGCTGGCGCTACGCTCCATGGCGCGGCGTGTTCTACCCCAAGGATCTCGTGCAACGAAACGAGTTGTCCTTCGCGTCGCGCCAGTTCCCCACGATCGAGCTGAACGGTTCTTTCTACTCGTTGCAGCGGCCGGAGAGCTATCGGTCCTGGTACGACGACACGCCACGTGGGTTCGTTTTCGCGGTCAAGGGGCCGCGTTTCATCACCCATACCTTGAGACTTCGCAACATCGAGAAGCCGATGGCGAATTTCTTCGCCTCGGGTGTGCTGGCGCTGCGCGAGAAACTCGGGCCCATCCTTTGGCAGTTTCCGCCCACACTTCGATTCGAGCCTGCGATCTTCGAGCACTTTCTGGCCTTGCTGCCGAAGACCACGCGGGCCGCGGCGGATATGGCACGTGGCTACGACTCGCACCTGAAGCGCGAGCCCTTTCTCGAGTTCGGGCGTAGCCATCGGTTGCGCCACGCTGTAGAAATCCGCCACGAGAGTTTCGTCGATCCTGCCTTCGTCACGCTGCTGCGCCGATACGGTGTTGCGTTTGTCGTCGCCGATACGGCAGGCAAGTTTCCGCGCTATTTCGACGTGACCGCGCCGTTCGTCTACGTTCGTCTGCACGGCGACAAGCATCTGTACACGAGTGGCTACGGCGACGAGGCGTTGGGCGAATGGGCGCGCCGTATTCGCGCATGGCGCAAGGGTGGGCAGGCGCAGGCGGATCCGCGCATCACTCGATCGCTCCCGCCCACGCGTGCATCGCGAGACGTGTACGTCTATTTCGACAACGATGCCAAGGTGAAGGCGCCAGGCGACGCGCTCACGCTCACCGCGATGGTCTAG
- the bioC gene encoding malonyl-ACP O-methyltransferase BioC, with protein sequence MSDFHFDRRQVRRNFARAADTYEKHDALQREVQATLIDRLDIYEQVPDVVLDVGAGTGRGSAALKKRYPKAQVVAIDLALPMLKQAKQHASWLKPFGRVLGDAYTLPVPDRSVDVLFSNLCFQWCEDLPRLFAECARVLKPGGLLTFSTFGPDTLKELRASWAEADQYAHVARFLDMHDVGDAMLAQGLRDPVLFAERYTLTYPTPRALLDELKGLGANNADAQRPRGLTGKRHYQRMVEAYESLRTDGVIPSTWEVVTAHAWGPPAGQSRREGSGEIASFPIENLRGSRRKTPF encoded by the coding sequence ATGAGCGATTTCCATTTCGACCGCCGTCAGGTCCGCCGCAACTTCGCGCGCGCCGCCGACACCTACGAGAAACACGACGCATTGCAACGCGAAGTGCAAGCCACGTTGATCGATCGGCTCGACATCTACGAGCAGGTGCCCGACGTGGTCCTCGACGTCGGCGCCGGGACGGGTCGAGGCAGTGCGGCATTGAAGAAGCGCTACCCCAAGGCCCAGGTCGTCGCTATCGACCTCGCGTTGCCGATGTTGAAGCAGGCAAAGCAGCATGCGTCCTGGCTGAAACCGTTCGGTCGCGTGCTTGGCGACGCGTACACGCTACCGGTACCGGATCGCAGCGTGGACGTGCTGTTTTCCAACCTCTGCTTCCAGTGGTGCGAGGATCTGCCTCGCCTGTTCGCCGAGTGCGCTCGCGTGCTCAAGCCCGGCGGATTGCTCACATTCTCCACCTTCGGCCCGGACACGTTGAAGGAGTTGCGTGCTTCGTGGGCGGAAGCCGACCAGTACGCGCACGTGGCACGTTTTCTCGACATGCACGACGTGGGTGACGCGATGCTTGCCCAGGGCCTGCGCGATCCGGTCCTGTTCGCCGAGCGCTATACGCTGACCTACCCCACGCCCCGCGCGCTGCTCGACGAACTCAAGGGTCTGGGCGCCAACAACGCGGATGCGCAGCGTCCTCGCGGCTTGACCGGCAAGCGCCATTACCAGCGCATGGTGGAGGCCTACGAGTCGCTTCGCACCGATGGCGTGATTCCCTCCACATGGGAAGTCGTGACGGCCCATGCCTGGGGGCCGCCGGCAGGACAGTCGCGCCGCGAAGGCAGCGGCGAAATCGCGAGCTTCCCGATCGAGAACCTGCGCGGATCGCGTCGCAAGACGCCGTTCTAA
- the bioH gene encoding pimeloyl-ACP methyl ester esterase BioH, with the protein MVMVHGWAMHGGILAPLVERLTTHYTMYVVDLPGHGYSRDSRVPLEPGACARAIAAVTPPAVWLGWSMGGLVALTAALDVPEAVRAMVPMCATPRFLRADDWPHGNDPALVRQLATDLEVDYRATVERFIALEAMGSPDPRGEARRLKDEAFSRGEPDPRVLMEGIRLLESEDLRPRLAAIDAPSLWIAGRRDRIVHPDAMRWSADAAGGRFEEIAHAGHAPFIGYAAAVADVLTEFTDAYP; encoded by the coding sequence ATGGTGATGGTGCATGGCTGGGCCATGCATGGCGGCATCCTGGCGCCGCTGGTCGAACGGCTCACGACACACTACACGATGTACGTCGTCGACCTGCCCGGGCACGGCTACTCGCGCGACTCGCGCGTGCCGTTGGAGCCGGGCGCCTGCGCCCGCGCCATCGCCGCGGTGACGCCGCCGGCGGTATGGCTTGGTTGGTCGATGGGCGGCCTGGTGGCACTGACGGCCGCACTGGATGTACCCGAGGCGGTTCGTGCCATGGTCCCGATGTGTGCCACGCCTCGCTTCCTGCGCGCGGACGATTGGCCACATGGCAACGATCCGGCGCTGGTGCGCCAGTTGGCCACCGATCTGGAAGTGGACTATCGCGCCACCGTCGAGCGCTTCATCGCCCTGGAAGCGATGGGCAGCCCCGACCCGCGCGGCGAAGCGCGCCGCTTGAAGGACGAGGCGTTCTCGCGCGGCGAACCCGACCCGCGCGTGCTCATGGAGGGTATCCGCCTGCTGGAAAGCGAAGATCTGCGCCCCCGCCTCGCCGCCATCGATGCACCCAGCCTCTGGATCGCAGGGCGCCGCGACCGCATCGTCCATCCCGACGCCATGCGCTGGTCCGCCGACGCCGCAGGTGGCCGCTTCGAGGAAATCGCCCACGCCGGGCATGCCCCCTTCATCGGATATGCCGCCGCCGTGGCGGATGTCCTGACCGAATTTACCGACGCCTACCCATGA
- a CDS encoding sulfurtransferase, whose translation MTILNISAYKFVGLDDLAGLRARILERCEALALKGTILLAPEGINLFLAAPRDAIAEFLDWLRQDPRFADLTPKESVSDAPPFARMRVRLKKEIITMRAPAIRPAEGRAPHVLPTDLRRWLDQGHDDEGRPVVLLDTRNDYEVSAGTFENTVEYGLASFTEFPAAVAADRERFEGKTVVSFCTGGIRCEKAAIHMRELGIEHVFQLEGGILKYFEEVGGAHWRGDCFVFDARGAVDPSLAPSSPP comes from the coding sequence ATGACGATCCTCAATATTTCCGCCTACAAGTTCGTCGGTCTCGACGATCTCGCCGGGCTGCGGGCCCGGATTCTCGAACGCTGCGAGGCCCTGGCGTTGAAGGGAACGATCCTGCTCGCGCCGGAGGGCATCAACCTGTTCCTGGCCGCACCGCGCGACGCCATCGCCGAGTTTCTCGACTGGCTGCGCCAAGACCCGCGTTTCGCAGACCTGACGCCGAAGGAAAGCGTGTCCGATGCGCCGCCCTTCGCGCGCATGCGCGTACGTCTGAAGAAAGAGATCATCACCATGCGCGCGCCGGCCATTCGCCCCGCCGAAGGACGCGCGCCACACGTGCTGCCGACCGACCTGCGGCGCTGGCTCGACCAGGGCCACGACGACGAAGGTCGTCCGGTCGTCCTGCTGGATACGCGCAACGACTACGAGGTCAGCGCCGGCACGTTCGAGAACACGGTGGAGTACGGCCTCGCCAGCTTCACGGAGTTCCCCGCTGCCGTCGCCGCGGATCGCGAACGCTTCGAAGGCAAGACGGTGGTGTCGTTCTGCACCGGCGGCATCCGCTGCGAAAAGGCTGCCATCCACATGCGCGAGCTGGGCATCGAGCACGTATTCCAGCTTGAAGGCGGCATCCTCAAGTACTTCGAGGAAGTGGGCGGTGCGCACTGGCGCGGCGATTGTTTCGTCTTCGATGCGCGCGGCGCCGTCGATCCGTCGCTCGCGCCGAGTTCGCCTCCGTGA
- a CDS encoding 8-amino-7-oxononanoate synthase codes for MTRPDLLARLDAARGEREQAGLLRRARVCDVLPDGRRRVGDRVLVDFCGNDYLGLAAHPDVVSALIRAASTEGVGSGAAHLVSGHRGAHAALEEELADWTGRERALLFSTGVMANLGALQALLGAGASPARHKALCVQDRLNHASLIDGAMLAGAELRRYPHADAAGAARQLDARPDLPALVATDGVFSMDGDVAPLRDIAAVCRHRGAMLYVDDAHGLGVRGPGGAGSVAAAGLGTRDVPILMGTLGKAVGCAGAFLAGDARWIEGIVQFARTHVYTTAMPAALAAATQTAVRLVRTDPEGRRERLAANIARFRVGAAQLGLPLTTSATAIQPLPMSSPVTAVAAARALEAAGFLVVAIRPPTVPPQGSRLRITLSAAHTAAHIDALLDALARLPRPAEGAVV; via the coding sequence GTGACGCGACCGGACCTGCTCGCGCGACTGGACGCCGCGCGCGGCGAACGCGAGCAGGCGGGTCTGCTGCGCCGGGCGCGCGTCTGCGACGTGCTGCCCGACGGGCGCCGCAGAGTCGGCGATCGCGTGCTCGTCGATTTCTGCGGCAACGATTACCTGGGTCTCGCAGCGCATCCGGATGTCGTGTCCGCGCTCATACGTGCAGCCTCGACGGAAGGCGTCGGTAGCGGTGCCGCGCATCTCGTGTCCGGCCACCGCGGCGCTCACGCGGCGCTGGAAGAAGAGCTGGCCGACTGGACCGGACGCGAGCGCGCCCTGCTTTTCTCCACCGGGGTGATGGCGAATCTCGGCGCACTGCAGGCTCTGCTTGGGGCGGGCGCATCGCCCGCGCGCCACAAGGCGCTCTGCGTACAGGATCGCCTCAATCACGCGAGCCTCATCGACGGGGCGATGCTTGCCGGTGCGGAGCTGCGTCGTTACCCGCATGCCGATGCCGCGGGCGCCGCCCGGCAACTCGACGCGCGACCGGATCTTCCCGCGCTTGTGGCCACCGACGGCGTCTTCAGCATGGACGGCGACGTGGCCCCACTGCGCGATATCGCCGCGGTATGCCGCCATCGCGGCGCCATGCTTTACGTCGATGACGCCCATGGCCTGGGCGTGAGGGGGCCGGGTGGCGCCGGGTCGGTCGCGGCCGCGGGCCTCGGCACCCGGGACGTGCCGATCCTGATGGGCACACTCGGTAAGGCGGTGGGATGTGCGGGCGCCTTTCTCGCGGGGGACGCGCGATGGATCGAGGGCATCGTCCAGTTCGCCCGCACCCACGTGTACACCACGGCCATGCCCGCTGCGCTGGCCGCCGCGACGCAGACTGCCGTGCGGCTCGTGCGCACCGACCCCGAAGGCCGGCGGGAGCGCCTCGCGGCCAACATCGCGCGATTTCGCGTCGGCGCCGCGCAGCTTGGGTTGCCCCTGACCACGTCGGCCACCGCCATCCAGCCCCTCCCGATGAGCAGCCCGGTGACCGCCGTGGCCGCGGCGAGGGCTCTGGAAGCCGCTGGTTTCCTCGTCGTGGCGATCCGTCCGCCCACCGTGCCGCCGCAGGGATCGCGCCTGCGCATCACGTTGTCCGCTGCCCACACCGCGGCGCACATCGACGCCCTGCTGGACGCGCTGGCGAGGCTGCCCCGCCCGGCAGAGGGCGCGGTCGTATAA
- the bioB gene encoding biotin synthase BioB has translation MTAAIRHDWSREEVEHLFALPFNDLLFQAQTVHRQYHDPNAVQVSTLLSIKTGGCPEDCAYCPQAARYATGVKAEKLMSVEAVLARAQAAKEAGASRFCMGAAWRSPKDRDVAKVAEIVSAVKGLGLQTCATLGMLTQPQADTLKAAGLDFYNHNLDTSPDYYGEIIHTREFQDRLDTLDHVRAAGLKTCCGGIVGMGESRAQRAGLLMTLANLPEHPESVPINRLVQVAGTPLDGTEALDPFEFVRSIAVARILMPASVVRLSAGRETMDDALQALCFAAGANSIFYGEKLLTTGNPDVEHDRRLFTRLGLKPLEVVLEPGTVHADIVEHAAA, from the coding sequence ATGACCGCAGCCATCCGCCACGACTGGTCCCGCGAGGAGGTCGAGCACCTTTTCGCCTTGCCGTTCAACGACCTGCTCTTCCAGGCCCAGACCGTGCACCGGCAGTACCACGACCCGAACGCGGTCCAGGTCTCGACCTTGCTCTCGATCAAGACCGGCGGCTGCCCCGAGGATTGCGCCTACTGCCCGCAGGCAGCTCGCTACGCCACGGGCGTGAAAGCCGAGAAGCTGATGAGTGTCGAGGCGGTGCTCGCCCGAGCCCAGGCGGCAAAAGAGGCCGGCGCGAGCCGTTTCTGCATGGGTGCCGCGTGGCGCTCTCCTAAGGACCGGGACGTCGCGAAGGTGGCCGAGATCGTCAGCGCCGTGAAAGGCCTGGGCCTGCAGACCTGCGCCACGCTGGGCATGCTGACCCAACCGCAGGCCGACACGCTGAAAGCGGCTGGCCTCGACTTCTACAACCACAACCTCGATACCTCTCCGGACTACTACGGCGAGATCATTCACACGCGTGAGTTCCAGGATCGTCTCGACACCCTGGATCACGTCCGCGCTGCGGGACTCAAGACCTGCTGCGGCGGCATCGTGGGCATGGGTGAGTCGCGCGCGCAGCGCGCCGGCCTGCTGATGACGCTGGCGAACCTGCCGGAGCATCCGGAATCGGTGCCGATCAACCGCCTCGTTCAGGTCGCGGGCACGCCGCTTGACGGCACCGAAGCGCTGGACCCGTTCGAGTTCGTGCGTAGCATCGCCGTCGCGCGCATCCTCATGCCGGCGTCCGTCGTGCGGCTCTCGGCCGGTCGCGAAACCATGGACGACGCGTTGCAGGCACTGTGCTTCGCCGCGGGTGCCAACTCGATCTTCTACGGGGAAAAGCTGCTCACCACCGGCAACCCGGACGTTGAACACGATCGCCGCCTGTTCACCCGTCTCGGCCTGAAGCCGCTGGAAGTCGTCCTCGAACCCGGCACCGTGCATGCAGACATCGTGGAGCACGCAGCGGCGTGA
- a CDS encoding ComF family protein gives MEASFWKRWFGAATRFFLPARCLVCAGAGGDDIALCDGCRAALSRNLSCCGRCALPLPIPTPICGQCQRAPRPWADVWVPFSYAWPLDMLEARFKFAGHLAAGRVLSTCWLDAGPPPLMPELIVPVPLHPSRLRSRGYNQALELARPLARRYGLPLAHDALRRTRGTEAQTLLDAGARARNVRGAFVVQHAPVQRHVALVDDVMTTGATLAECTRALHAAGVERVDVWALARTPLPFDRPTPPAERIPGDAPARR, from the coding sequence ATGGAAGCGTCTTTCTGGAAGCGATGGTTCGGTGCCGCCACGCGCTTCTTCCTGCCGGCGCGTTGCCTGGTGTGCGCCGGTGCGGGCGGTGACGACATCGCATTGTGCGACGGATGCCGCGCCGCGCTCTCGCGCAACCTGTCCTGTTGTGGACGCTGTGCACTTCCGCTGCCGATACCGACGCCGATCTGCGGCCAATGTCAGCGCGCACCGCGTCCATGGGCCGATGTGTGGGTACCTTTCTCGTATGCGTGGCCGCTCGACATGCTGGAGGCCCGCTTCAAGTTCGCGGGTCACCTCGCTGCCGGACGCGTGCTTTCCACGTGCTGGCTCGACGCCGGACCGCCGCCGTTGATGCCCGAGTTGATCGTGCCGGTGCCGTTGCATCCGAGCAGGCTGCGCAGTCGCGGGTACAACCAGGCGCTGGAACTGGCACGTCCGTTAGCGCGACGTTATGGCCTGCCGCTGGCGCACGACGCACTGCGTCGCACGCGCGGCACCGAAGCGCAGACGCTGCTCGATGCCGGCGCACGTGCACGCAACGTGCGTGGCGCCTTCGTTGTGCAACACGCGCCGGTGCAACGCCACGTCGCGCTGGTCGACGACGTGATGACCACTGGCGCCACGCTCGCCGAATGCACGCGCGCGCTGCACGCGGCAGGGGTCGAACGTGTGGACGTATGGGCGCTGGCGCGCACGCCACTACCGTTCGATCGGCCGACACCTCCAGCGGAACGCATCCCTGGAGATGCGCCCGCGCGTCGATGA
- a CDS encoding CehA/McbA family metallohydrolase → MRRWIAFILASLVATGVAAERAPDLVLRGTLSGADQHTYRELPFDVPAGTSRITIDVDYTGREEKTAIDLGLLGPGDFEAQDGFRGWSGGSKRRFTVSATDATASFLPGAIGPGRWRLLLGIPNIRPTSTSTYTAKIWLSRDDEGFGPEHGLTTALATGERWYRGDLHMHSAHSDGGCLNTSKTKSVPCPLFLTVMSAAKRGLEFIAVSEHNTMSQVSELREMQPYFDTMLLIPAREITTFEGHANLFGVSRTVDFRVGSRQVPDWNALLADVARAHGVISINHPRRPNDETCMGCGFTPHDTVDMHGFQAIEAVNGRDVERAETGIPFWEKQLNAGLRVTAIGGSDSHVGSDDARDEFAGIIGTPTTVVHARELSMEAILDGIRAGHVFIDTEGTRDRSVDVTASTGIAKAGMGDAIAVPSGADLHVSVRTEALQGKKIAVTLDGKALPTYTQVIPANGARVFDWRSDGKPHWLRVDVRGADGKLLILGNPVYVNH, encoded by the coding sequence ATGCGCCGCTGGATCGCTTTCATTCTCGCCAGTCTCGTCGCCACCGGCGTGGCGGCGGAGCGGGCACCCGACCTGGTCCTGCGCGGCACGCTTTCCGGCGCGGACCAGCACACCTATCGCGAGTTGCCGTTCGACGTGCCGGCAGGCACTTCGCGCATCACCATCGACGTCGACTACACCGGCCGCGAGGAAAAGACCGCGATCGACCTGGGCCTGCTGGGCCCCGGCGACTTCGAGGCACAAGATGGCTTTCGCGGATGGAGTGGCGGCAGCAAGCGCCGCTTCACCGTGTCCGCCACAGACGCGACCGCCTCGTTCCTTCCCGGTGCCATCGGGCCCGGACGATGGCGGCTTCTGCTCGGTATCCCGAACATCCGTCCGACCTCGACGTCCACATACACCGCGAAGATCTGGCTCTCGCGCGATGACGAAGGCTTCGGCCCGGAGCACGGCCTCACGACCGCGCTGGCGACCGGCGAGCGCTGGTACCGCGGCGACCTGCACATGCATTCGGCGCACAGCGATGGCGGATGCCTCAACACGTCGAAGACGAAGAGCGTGCCTTGCCCGCTGTTCCTCACCGTGATGTCGGCGGCGAAGCGCGGCCTCGAGTTCATTGCAGTGTCCGAACATAACACCATGTCGCAAGTATCCGAGCTTCGCGAGATGCAGCCGTACTTCGACACGATGCTGCTGATCCCGGCACGCGAGATCACCACCTTCGAAGGACACGCCAACCTGTTCGGCGTCTCGCGCACCGTGGATTTCCGCGTAGGCAGCAGACAGGTACCAGACTGGAATGCCTTGTTGGCGGACGTCGCCCGCGCGCACGGCGTCATCTCCATCAACCATCCCCGCCGTCCGAACGACGAGACCTGCATGGGCTGCGGCTTCACCCCGCACGACACCGTGGACATGCATGGCTTCCAGGCCATCGAAGCGGTGAACGGACGCGACGTCGAACGCGCGGAGACCGGCATTCCCTTCTGGGAAAAGCAACTCAATGCCGGACTCCGGGTCACCGCCATCGGCGGCAGCGACAGCCACGTCGGCAGTGACGACGCCCGCGACGAGTTCGCCGGCATCATTGGCACACCGACGACGGTAGTCCACGCGCGCGAGCTGTCCATGGAGGCGATCCTCGACGGCATCCGTGCCGGCCATGTCTTCATCGACACGGAAGGCACCCGCGATCGCTCAGTGGACGTCACCGCGAGCACGGGTATCGCCAAAGCCGGTATGGGCGACGCCATCGCCGTGCCGTCTGGGGCGGATCTTCATGTATCCGTGCGTACCGAAGCGCTGCAAGGCAAGAAGATCGCCGTCACGCTCGATGGCAAGGCGTTGCCCACCTATACGCAGGTCATTCCTGCCAACGGCGCACGGGTCTTCGATTGGCGCAGCGATGGCAAGCCGCACTGGCTGCGCGTGGACGTTCGCGGCGCCGATGGAAAACTGCTGATCCTGGGCAATCCGGTCTACGTGAATCACTGA
- a CDS encoding TonB-dependent receptor, giving the protein MRHTPPSCALRAAIAAALLLATAAHAQDSAPEKKTTDLDNVVVTARSGVETRTKAETSYSITTIDEDRLRMQAPTSVTEAVKSVPGFWVESSGGEASGNIRARGIPVDGYGSVTLLEDGIPVQHDPALGYLNADQAFRLDETIERVEVVRGGPSSVFYSNAPAGAINFIPRQVGETAEGLVKYTVGNYSLNRLDFWYGTPVGNGWKLAVGGFWRVDDGVRRPQFHADDGGQLRATLSKTLEHGDLSFDVKHMDDKVALYLGIPMRTNANGDIRAVPGFNGNYGTLAGPETKHLQMREAGGGTYDFDNSEGTHVKRTQVSFKFNHDLGDDWKLAESMRYSTTDTQRNGVFPNALQSASSFITQDSKRLALVPGATGLQFRYVDDPSQVFNVANQNGNGLVVTEGLRGVTLPVDEFINDTRVLRKFEFGDQTHDVTFGYYHANFEQDFDRYSSTVLTDATDNARLLDLVGVDANGNVLGSLTDHGFYRYGYEWEHASGKSKTNAFYASDEWQVTPELRIDGGVRWEKVNVQGYTEGKQTVDIGGSPAAAQVLTGNGQFAHYDQSFDKTGWTLGANWQFSPRQGLFARWTSAFRLPNLSTYITSPTATPLLQTMDLAETGWKYSDRFMDLYATAFYTKYDNVSFTNYVFDRNGNTSTPQTGYANTKTYGLELEGTLYPSKWFDVQFNATLQDPKYKGLSYTDVVAGAPVLRDYDDNQLIRVPKVSYRIVPGVNLLDGRLRLQMSYEHEGKRYVDTANSVVLPSYYVIGASARYEATPQLSLFFYADNLTNSLGLTEGNPRAGELVSADAGANTFIARPLLGRSFRLAAMYRF; this is encoded by the coding sequence ATGCGTCACACCCCGCCAAGCTGCGCCCTGCGCGCAGCCATCGCCGCCGCGTTGTTGCTTGCCACCGCCGCCCATGCGCAGGACAGCGCACCCGAAAAGAAAACGACGGACCTCGACAATGTCGTCGTCACCGCCCGCTCGGGCGTCGAGACGCGCACCAAAGCGGAAACCAGCTATTCGATCACCACGATCGACGAGGATCGCCTGCGCATGCAGGCGCCGACGAGCGTGACCGAAGCGGTGAAGTCCGTGCCGGGCTTCTGGGTGGAATCCTCCGGCGGCGAGGCCTCGGGCAACATCCGCGCACGTGGCATCCCAGTGGATGGCTACGGATCGGTGACGTTGCTGGAAGACGGCATCCCGGTGCAGCACGATCCCGCGCTGGGCTACCTCAACGCCGATCAGGCGTTTCGTCTGGACGAAACCATCGAACGCGTCGAAGTGGTGCGCGGTGGTCCGTCGTCGGTGTTCTATTCGAACGCACCGGCAGGAGCGATCAACTTCATTCCGCGTCAGGTGGGCGAAACGGCCGAGGGCCTGGTCAAGTACACCGTCGGCAACTATTCCCTGAACCGCCTGGACTTCTGGTACGGCACGCCCGTGGGCAACGGGTGGAAGCTCGCCGTGGGCGGCTTCTGGCGCGTCGATGACGGCGTGCGCCGCCCGCAGTTCCACGCGGACGACGGCGGTCAGTTGCGCGCCACGCTGTCGAAGACGCTGGAGCATGGCGACCTGAGCTTCGACGTGAAGCACATGGACGACAAGGTAGCGCTGTACCTCGGCATTCCCATGCGTACCAATGCCAACGGCGACATCCGTGCCGTGCCTGGATTCAACGGCAACTACGGCACGCTGGCGGGTCCGGAGACCAAGCACCTGCAGATGCGCGAAGCGGGCGGTGGCACGTACGACTTCGACAACAGCGAAGGCACGCATGTGAAGCGCACCCAGGTGTCGTTCAAGTTCAACCACGACCTGGGCGACGACTGGAAGCTCGCCGAGTCGATGCGTTACAGCACCACCGATACGCAGCGCAACGGCGTGTTCCCGAACGCGCTGCAAAGCGCCAGTTCGTTCATCACCCAGGACAGCAAACGTCTCGCGCTCGTTCCCGGTGCCACGGGCCTGCAGTTCCGCTATGTGGACGACCCGTCGCAGGTTTTCAACGTCGCCAACCAGAACGGCAACGGCCTGGTGGTGACCGAAGGCCTGCGCGGCGTGACGCTGCCGGTCGACGAGTTCATCAACGACACGCGCGTGCTGCGCAAGTTCGAGTTCGGCGACCAGACCCACGACGTCACCTTCGGCTATTACCACGCCAACTTCGAGCAGGATTTCGATCGCTACTCGTCCACGGTGCTGACCGATGCCACCGACAACGCGCGCCTGCTGGATCTGGTGGGCGTAGACGCCAACGGCAACGTGCTCGGCTCGCTCACCGACCACGGCTTCTATCGCTATGGTTACGAGTGGGAACACGCCAGCGGCAAGTCGAAGACGAACGCGTTCTACGCCTCGGACGAATGGCAGGTGACGCCCGAGCTGCGCATCGATGGCGGCGTGCGCTGGGAAAAGGTGAACGTGCAGGGCTATACCGAGGGCAAGCAGACCGTCGACATCGGTGGCTCGCCGGCTGCCGCCCAGGTGCTGACGGGTAACGGCCAGTTCGCCCACTACGACCAGTCGTTCGACAAGACCGGCTGGACGCTCGGCGCCAACTGGCAGTTCTCGCCACGCCAAGGCCTGTTCGCACGCTGGACCTCGGCGTTCCGCCTGCCCAACCTCAGCACCTACATCACCAGTCCGACGGCCACGCCGCTGTTGCAGACCATGGACCTGGCCGAGACCGGCTGGAAGTACAGCGATCGCTTCATGGACCTGTACGCGACCGCGTTTTACACGAAGTACGACAACGTCAGCTTCACCAATTACGTCTTCGACCGCAACGGCAACACGTCCACGCCGCAGACGGGTTACGCGAATACCAAGACCTACGGCCTTGAACTGGAAGGCACGCTGTATCCGAGCAAGTGGTTCGACGTGCAGTTCAACGCGACGCTGCAAGACCCCAAGTACAAAGGGCTCAGTTATACCGATGTCGTCGCCGGAGCCCCGGTGCTGCGCGATTACGACGACAACCAGTTGATCCGCGTACCGAAGGTCAGCTACCGCATCGTGCCCGGCGTGAACCTGCTGGACGGTCGCCTGCGCCTGCAGATGTCGTACGAGCATGAAGGGAAGCGCTACGTCGATACCGCGAACTCCGTGGTGCTGCCGTCGTACTACGTGATCGGCGCCAGCGCGCGCTACGAGGCCACGCCCCAGCTTTCCTTGTTCTTTTACGCGGACAACCTCACCAATTCCCTCGGCCTGACGGAAGGCAACCCGCGTGCGGGCGAACTGGTGAGCGCCGATGCGGGCGCGAATACCTTCATCGCGCGCCCCTTGCTCGGCCGCTCGTTCCGTCTTGCCGCGATGTACCGTTTCTGA